A genomic region of Serinus canaria isolate serCan28SL12 chromosome 1A, serCan2020, whole genome shotgun sequence contains the following coding sequences:
- the LOC127059120 gene encoding translation initiation factor IF-2-like has product MLVTPHAQFPPPLPLDGRSNEKTDTRRSHDTVRNAWNTVSARRPRYYLKLWLAYRATPTKPTNKSLRGRGWVFFPLLPFSDFGKACSEAYKPQVSPSAPCRDSLPAGAAPRGGRHREGHSSHGNGGTRRPRAARGSRHTTERGSRQESGSSGTQGQRRAGRLPTAPPCPAGPAPGPGTPAAPEPRARSGQNGRHRPARRSAHAASPARRPGKAPLGSARLAPALPRRPGRAKFPDQLSECPGGARRAPERERSVPGHGQKKRPQMQRHSPIATLRTLPELEVPATEPRN; this is encoded by the coding sequence CGGACACCCGGAGGTCTCACGACACAGTGCGAAATGCGTGGAACACTGTTTCCGCAAGACGCCCACGGTATTATTTAAAGCTGTGGCTCGCTTACAGAGCAACACCAACAAAGCCCACAAACAAAAGCCTGCGTGGTcggggctgggtttttttcccccttcttccgTTCAGTGACTTTGGCAAAGCATGCTCCGAAGCTTACAAGCCACAGGTGTCCCCGAGCGCCCCTTGCCGGGACTCGCTCCCGGCTGGCGCCGCTCCGCGGGGCGGGCGGCACCGGGAAGGCCACTCGAGCCACGGGAACGGCGGCACCCGGCGCCCCAGGGCGGCCCGGGGATCCCGGCACACGACGGAGCGCGGCTCCCGGCAAGAAAGCGGCTCCTCCGGCACGCAGGGGCAGCGCCGCGCCGGGAGACTTCCGACCGCTCCCCCctgcccggcggggccggcACCGGGCCCGGGGACCCCGGCGGCGCCCGAGCCCCGCGCCCGGAGCGGACAGAACGGCCGGCACCGGCCGGCCCGCCGCAGCGCCCATGCCGCCTCTCCCGCCCGCCGGCCCGGCAAAGCTCCGCTCGGCTCCGCACGGCTCGCACCGGCACTGCCGCGGCGGCCCGGCCGCGCCAAATTCCCCGACCAACTCAGCGAGTGCCCCGGCGGTGCCAGGAGGGCTCCCGAGCGAGAACGTTCGGTGCCGGGCCACGGGCAGAAGAAGCGCCCTCAAATGCAGCGGCACAGCCCGATTGCGACCCTGCGAACgctgccagagctggaggtTCCCGCAACTGAACCCCGGAACTGA